A segment of the Toxotes jaculatrix isolate fToxJac2 chromosome 2, fToxJac2.pri, whole genome shotgun sequence genome:
CAAATCAAAATTAATCGcaaattcctttttttgtttgttgttctctGCAGATCTGCAGTTCAAGCTTGATGAGAGAACAGCCCACAGCAGCCTGGACCTCTTCAAGAAAGATACTGGCATTATCTACCGCATGCTAGGAGTGGACCCCAGCCAGGTGCAAGACAACCCCGAGCGTTTCCGAGACTGGGCCGTCGTGTTTGGAGATGAGAAAATCAGTGGCGGACGACACTACTGGGAGGTGACAGTCAAAAAGTCTCAAGAGTTTCGTCTGGGTGTGGCTGAGGCGTTGATGCCAAGAGATGACTGCGTGGGCACCAACAGCTCCTCCTGGGTGTTTGGCTACGCTCAGCGCAAGTGGTTCGCCATGACCAACAATAAGATAGTTCCCGTCACGCTGGTAGGAAAGCCAGACCGTGTAGGCATCTTGCTTGACTACGAAGCGGGGCTCCTGGAGCTGGTGGACATTGAGAAGCCCAAGATCATTCACAGCATTAGGGCTCAGTTCAAGGCTCCTCTCTGCCCTGCGTTTGGACTCTGGGACGGGGAGCTGCTCACACACTCTGGTCTGGAGGAGCCTGAAGGCCTGAAGTAAAGCAGGCTGTACTGTGATAGCTGTGATTGAGATGGTCATGACAGGCTGTGGGCTGGGCTGGCAACAGTTATCACAATGTTGTCTTTAATGCAGGAAAGAAAGCAATATTGTCTTTGGGAATCATTTACAACTTAACTACAGGTGATGGGTAATTTTCTGTGGGTCAGCAGTTCCATAATCCTGACTCTTAACAATGCAAGTTCATACTTCATGTATGTCGTCCATCGAGCCTCAGGCAATGATCACAGTAGCTATTTTTGTATGTACCTCATGTATTACCTCTCAGACTAAGTGATGTGAAAAGgatgtgtggttgtttttgaGAGGAACATTAACTGCCAAGTTGTGCTTTTACGCTTTGTGTTCTGGCATTACCCACAGTTACAAAGCTTTGATCTGCACAAAACCTTTTTCACTCTCATGTTCATACTGTATATTgtttaataaaataacattactGAACCTGCTTTcacattcctcttttatttacagctgGACCATGGCTATGTACAGTGACAGACTAAAGCTAAAGTCATGCTGAGGAATAATTTCTTTGTCAGGgattaaacaaaatgaaacgGTGAATAAAATGCATTCATTTAAGATAATTCAACTGTATAATATTATGTTCCTTATCACGTGATTTAGTTGTGCATGAGTTTTAATTTTCCCTGTGTCAAAAAGTATCACTTCAAAAATGACTGTGTGTCCAAT
Coding sequences within it:
- the spryd4 gene encoding SPRY domain-containing protein 4, giving the protein MAVSLSAARLCHLAGRTVTSLSGRHRRAVSLPARRCNISTSAGSNLQFKLDERTAHSSLDLFKKDTGIIYRMLGVDPSQVQDNPERFRDWAVVFGDEKISGGRHYWEVTVKKSQEFRLGVAEALMPRDDCVGTNSSSWVFGYAQRKWFAMTNNKIVPVTLVGKPDRVGILLDYEAGLLELVDIEKPKIIHSIRAQFKAPLCPAFGLWDGELLTHSGLEEPEGLK